In Tumebacillus amylolyticus, a single window of DNA contains:
- a CDS encoding flagellar FlbD family protein, whose translation MIPVTKFNRSTVYVNATLVEQVESTPDTVITLVNGKKLIVRETVEEVLKRVEGYYRRVGLIAVQVQQNAEETDVSEQGI comes from the coding sequence ATGATTCCGGTGACCAAATTCAACCGCTCGACGGTGTACGTGAACGCGACACTCGTCGAGCAGGTTGAATCCACTCCAGATACTGTGATCACGCTTGTCAACGGGAAAAAGCTGATCGTTCGCGAGACTGTCGAGGAAGTGTTGAAGAGGGTCGAGGGTTACTACCGAAGAGTTGGACTGATTGCTGTTCAAGTCCAACAGAATGCGGAGGAGACAGATGTTTCGGAACAAGGTATTTAA
- a CDS encoding flagellar basal body-associated FliL family protein — MLGSKSADEPDVPTATELLDSQFDIGKMTTNLAGSSLIQATISVQGDSKKMKTELEERKVQVRDIINSVLHQTTQADLEKADGIELLKVKLMGELNKVMLEGKVTNLYISDIVVQ; from the coding sequence ATGCTCGGAAGTAAAAGTGCGGACGAACCGGATGTTCCGACCGCAACAGAGTTGCTGGACAGCCAATTTGATATCGGCAAGATGACGACCAATCTGGCAGGCAGTTCCTTGATTCAAGCCACGATCTCCGTACAAGGGGACAGCAAGAAAATGAAGACAGAACTTGAAGAACGCAAAGTGCAAGTGCGTGACATCATCAACTCTGTCTTGCACCAAACCACGCAGGCTGACCTTGAGAAGGCAGATGGCATTGAACTGCTCAAAGTCAAACTGATGGGCGAGTTGAACAAAGTGATGCTTGAGGGGAAAGTGACAAACCTGTACATCTCCGACATCGTCGTTCAATAA
- the fliM gene encoding flagellar motor switch protein FliM, translating into MAEVLSQNEIDALLSALSSGELSAEEIRKEDTDRKIKVYDFKRAMRFSKDHIRSITRIFENFARLLTTYFSAQLRTFVQISVVSVDQLPYEEFIRSISKMTILNVFNCKPLEGKFVMEVHPNIAYAMLDRLLGGAGLGTDVLRDLTEIEMTIMERVFGRALDNFEEAWKGVAELVTELDHLEVNPQFLQLVSPNETVAVVSLSTKIGEITGMINICMPHVVLEPIIPKLSTHYWMGTSKSTKDFSEEWEAIRQNLGKTQVPLVAQLGSSTINVGDFLALNVGDVISLDQDVKAKLQLKVGERLKFLGQPGTVRGKVAVQISQVIEEGVGADE; encoded by the coding sequence ATGGCTGAGGTCCTGTCGCAAAATGAAATCGATGCCCTTTTATCCGCTCTCTCTTCGGGTGAGCTCTCAGCAGAAGAAATCCGCAAAGAAGATACGGACCGCAAGATCAAAGTATACGATTTCAAACGCGCCATGCGTTTTTCCAAAGACCACATCCGAAGCATCACGCGGATCTTTGAAAACTTCGCGCGCCTGCTTACCACATACTTTTCAGCCCAATTGCGAACGTTTGTCCAGATTTCCGTTGTCTCTGTCGATCAGTTGCCATACGAAGAGTTCATTCGTTCGATTTCCAAGATGACCATCTTGAACGTATTCAACTGCAAACCGCTTGAAGGAAAGTTCGTCATGGAGGTTCACCCGAACATCGCGTATGCGATGCTCGACCGCTTGCTCGGCGGTGCAGGGCTTGGGACTGATGTCCTGCGTGACCTGACGGAAATCGAGATGACGATTATGGAACGCGTATTCGGACGAGCGCTCGACAATTTCGAAGAGGCCTGGAAAGGCGTCGCAGAGTTGGTGACAGAACTCGATCACTTGGAGGTCAACCCTCAGTTCTTGCAACTGGTATCGCCTAACGAAACGGTTGCCGTTGTCTCCTTGTCAACGAAGATCGGGGAAATCACCGGGATGATCAACATCTGTATGCCGCACGTTGTGCTGGAGCCGATCATTCCGAAACTCTCCACCCACTACTGGATGGGTACTTCGAAGAGTACCAAGGACTTCTCTGAGGAATGGGAAGCCATCCGTCAGAACCTTGGGAAGACCCAAGTGCCGCTGGTTGCTCAACTAGGTTCCTCCACGATCAATGTGGGCGATTTCCTCGCCCTCAATGTCGGGGACGTGATTTCGCTTGACCAAGACGTCAAGGCAAAGCTCCAACTCAAAGTTGGAGAACGCTTGAAGTTCCTTGGACAGCCGGGGACCGTACGGGGCAAAGTTGCGGTACAGATTTCACAAGTAATAGAAGAAGGAGTGGGCGCAGATGAATAA